A segment of the Thauera sedimentorum genome:
CCGATGTACCGCTGGCCGGTGATCGACGCGGTGGCCGAAGCCAGCCGCCAGCCGGCGGGCAGCATCGCCCCCGCTTACGACCTGCCCGCGCCGCTGCCGCGCCAGATGGCGTGCGAACGCCCGGCCGCCGAACTGATCCTCGGCCGGCGCAGCGCCCAGCGTTTCGATCACTACTACCACCTGCCGCGGGCCACCCTGCGCAGCCTGCTGCAACGCCTGCAGCCAGTGGCCGCAGCGCCCTGGGATTGCCTGAGCCAGCCCTCGAACGCCGCCCTGCTGCTGTTCGTTCAGCACGTGGAAGACATGGCGCCAGGCCTGTACCTGCTGCTGCGCGACGCCACCATCGGCCCTGCCCTGCTGGCCGAACTCGGCCCGCGTTTCGAATGCAACCCGGTGGAAGGCTTCGACCAACTCTATCTGCTGGCCGCCCGCCAGCCGGTGGAACTGCAGCGCATCGCCCGCAACCTGCACTGCCATCAGGAGCTGGCCGCCAATGCCTGCTTCGCCGCCGGCATGCTGTGCGCCTTCGACGACAACATCGCGGCCCAGCCCTGGGCCTATCGCCAGCTCTACCGCCAGTGCGGCCTGCTCGGCCAGCAGCTCTACCTGGAAGCCGAGGCCCACGGCCTGCGCGGCACCGGCATCGGCTGCTTCTTCGACGATCCCGTCCACGAGCTGCTGGGCCTCAGCGGCCAGCGCTGGCAGAGCCTGTATCACTTCACGGTGGGCAGCCCGGTCAACGACCCGCGCATCGAGTCGACCCCGGCCTATGCCGACCGCCAGCCTTGAACCCGCCCTTTTGGAGCTTCAATCATGAGCCGTGCCGAACGTGTCCCCTTCCAGTGCCTGCCAGCGGCCGAGGCCGCCGAACTGATCCGCAAGGAGCGCGAAATCCGCATCTTCGACGTGCGCGACATGCCCAGCTACCAGCAGGCGCATGTCGAAGGCGCCATGCAGCTCACCGAAGATCGCGTGCCGCTGTGGGTGGGCAAGATCGCCAGGACCACGCCGGTGCTGATCTACTGCTACCACGGCAACGCCAGTCAGACCTTCGCGCAGATGTTCAGCGACTTCCGCTTCCAGCGCGTGTATAGCGTCGATGGCGGCTACCGTCCGCTGGCCGATGCCCTTGCCGGCATCCCGGAAACGGAGGGTGCCTGAGTGACGATCAGCAGCGAACTCCAGGCCTTCCTGGCGCAGTGGAACTACCCGCCGGACGACATCGATGCCCGCGGCCCGCATGGCCTCACCCCACTGATGCGCGCCGCCCTGCAGGGCGAACTCGCACCGGCCAAGGAACTGCTGGCGCTGGGCGCCGATGTGCATCGGCGCAATGACGACGGCAACACCGCGCTGTGGCTGGCCTGCGTGCCACGCAACGTCGAGCTGGTGCAGGCGCTGATCGCTGCTGGCATCGAACTCGACAACCGCAACGACGCCGGCTCCACCGCGCTGATGTACACCGCCTCCAGCAACCGCCCGGAACTGCTCAAGCTGCTGCTGGAGGCCGGCGCCGATCCGCAGGTACGTAATTTCGACGACATGCGCGCCGTCGAGCTGGCGTCCTCCCTGGCCTGCCTCA
Coding sequences within it:
- a CDS encoding thiosulfate sulfurtransferase GlpE, with translation MSRAERVPFQCLPAAEAAELIRKEREIRIFDVRDMPSYQQAHVEGAMQLTEDRVPLWVGKIARTTPVLIYCYHGNASQTFAQMFSDFRFQRVYSVDGGYRPLADALAGIPETEGA
- a CDS encoding ankyrin repeat domain-containing protein gives rise to the protein MTISSELQAFLAQWNYPPDDIDARGPHGLTPLMRAALQGELAPAKELLALGADVHRRNDDGNTALWLACVPRNVELVQALIAAGIELDNRNDAGSTALMYTASSNRPELLKLLLEAGADPQVRNFDDMRAVELASSLACLKLLRHTLTE